Proteins found in one Amycolatopsis umgeniensis genomic segment:
- a CDS encoding LysR family transcriptional regulator, whose product MDLDTAQVRAFVATADHGHFGRAADSLFLTQQALSKRIRKLEDALSVQLFRRTNRSVELTSDGDRFLPHARELIRAADAAVAAMGLQDRPPRLDVIDPRLSPMYMLRRIAQRDPALAVERVSGRGLANALDPLVRGEIDLAFGRVADLGRAVPAELDHRLVRLEPLVALLAPEHPLAGNEVLKLSDLRSEGIWIPQLGGPVEWLSYLQRLCKEFDVPIDDSGVSYDLRHTLEQTRYGKQRVTLAGADMDLASDLNLRVLPFEPSPLFPWSVVWRRGEGPALRRLLALAGRTSHEEGWCAYDPDRSWLPDDDLRQLGAGRTTA is encoded by the coding sequence GTGGATCTCGACACGGCTCAGGTGCGCGCGTTCGTCGCGACCGCGGATCACGGCCATTTCGGTCGTGCGGCGGACTCCTTGTTCCTCACCCAGCAAGCACTGTCGAAGCGGATCCGGAAGCTGGAGGACGCGCTGTCCGTCCAGCTCTTCCGGCGCACCAACCGGTCCGTCGAGCTGACCTCCGACGGTGACCGCTTCCTCCCGCACGCGCGCGAGCTGATCCGCGCGGCGGACGCCGCGGTCGCCGCGATGGGCCTGCAAGACCGCCCGCCCCGCCTCGACGTCATCGACCCCCGCCTCTCCCCCATGTACATGCTGCGGCGTATCGCCCAGCGAGACCCGGCCCTCGCCGTCGAACGCGTTTCCGGGCGCGGGCTGGCCAACGCCCTCGACCCGCTGGTCCGCGGCGAGATCGACCTCGCGTTCGGCCGCGTCGCGGACCTCGGCCGCGCGGTGCCCGCGGAACTCGATCACCGGCTCGTCCGGCTCGAACCCTTGGTCGCCCTTCTCGCCCCGGAACATCCGCTGGCAGGCAACGAGGTGCTGAAACTGTCGGATCTCAGGAGCGAAGGCATCTGGATCCCGCAATTGGGCGGCCCGGTCGAATGGCTTTCTTATTTGCAACGCCTATGCAAAGAATTCGACGTCCCGATCGATGACTCAGGCGTCAGCTACGACCTCCGGCACACCCTGGAACAGACTCGTTACGGGAAGCAGCGGGTCACTCTCGCCGGCGCCGACATGGACCTCGCCTCCGACCTCAACCTGCGGGTCCTGCCCTTCGAGCCGTCGCCGCTGTTCCCGTGGTCGGTGGTGTGGCGGCGCGGCGAAGGCCCGGCCCTGCGGCGCCTGCTGGCGCTCGCGGGCCGGACCAGCCACGAAGAGGGTTGGTGCGCCTACGATCCCGACCGCTCGTGGCTGCCGGACGACGACCTCAGACAGCTAGGTGCCGGGCGAACCACCGCGTGA
- a CDS encoding alpha/beta hydrolase family protein, with the protein MTMSVELDGAIEGVAAGVPFVALPPSDKERPAPLVVTWHLLGAPFSEAAMAAALPMRELHAWRVHLGLPLTGKRFPEGGFEGFFRLASEDNVLNVVEPLTKQVEAEFPAAVAELRSRLSIEDGPVGLVGGSQGGAVALQMLTHAEIPVAAAALVNPVTQLAPVIAANERVYDVTYHWSDRSRAVANEYDYVRRAGELTAPVLFVIGEEDDVSITEPAEALHKALGEQRSELVTVPGMAHGFAEAPGLEPAPQTEHAKLIDAELTRWFARHLAV; encoded by the coding sequence ATGACAATGAGTGTCGAACTGGACGGGGCGATCGAAGGCGTGGCGGCGGGAGTCCCGTTCGTGGCACTGCCGCCGTCGGACAAGGAGCGCCCGGCGCCGCTGGTGGTCACCTGGCATCTGCTGGGCGCGCCGTTCAGCGAGGCGGCCATGGCGGCGGCGCTGCCGATGCGGGAGCTGCACGCGTGGCGGGTGCACCTCGGGTTGCCGCTGACCGGGAAACGGTTCCCGGAAGGCGGTTTCGAGGGCTTCTTCCGCCTCGCGAGCGAGGACAACGTGCTCAACGTCGTCGAACCGCTCACCAAGCAGGTCGAGGCGGAGTTCCCGGCGGCGGTGGCGGAACTGCGCTCGCGGCTGTCCATTGAGGACGGTCCGGTCGGGCTGGTCGGCGGCTCGCAGGGCGGAGCGGTCGCGTTGCAGATGCTGACCCACGCCGAGATCCCGGTGGCCGCGGCCGCGCTGGTGAACCCGGTGACCCAGCTGGCGCCGGTGATCGCCGCGAACGAGCGGGTCTACGACGTCACCTATCACTGGTCGGACCGGTCCCGCGCGGTCGCGAACGAGTACGACTACGTGCGGCGGGCGGGGGAACTGACCGCGCCGGTGCTGTTCGTCATCGGCGAGGAGGACGACGTCTCGATCACCGAACCCGCCGAAGCGCTGCACAAGGCGCTGGGGGAGCAGCGATCCGAGCTCGTCACCGTCCCGGGGATGGCGCACGGGTTCGCCGAGGCGCCGGGACTCGAACCCGCTCCGCAGACGGAACACGCGAAGCTGATCGACGCCGAGCTCACGCGGTGGTTCGCCCGGCACCTAGCTGTCTGA
- a CDS encoding ABC transporter substrate-binding protein, which produces MRFGRVFAVAAAASLALAGCAGGSTSGGGDSSTLKIGFMGDLTGENSGIVIPPRNGAKLAIDEYNKTNPATKLELKEYDSQGKPEQATSLIATAVGQDKITALIGPAFSGESKAIGGQLEQNKIPSVSPSATNAGLSANGWKYWHRVVASDASQGPAIANFLVTAKSPKKAYVISDDQEYSVGLADNFEKTLKEKNVPTERDKFAKDASDYSSTVQKVKAANPDIILFGGYYAQGGRLLKQLRDSQVTATFATGDGSLDAQLISGAGAAAAEKAVVGCPCNIPDAGSTDEFSTKYKAAFNVDPAIYSSEGYDAATAIINAVKAGNTTSEKINEALKTIDFKGASKQIKFKENGEPSTDAINVYQVTGGVLKNLGVSTEAKLNG; this is translated from the coding sequence GTGCGTTTTGGACGGGTTTTCGCCGTCGCGGCGGCTGCGTCGCTGGCGCTGGCGGGCTGCGCGGGCGGCAGCACGTCCGGTGGCGGTGACAGCAGCACGCTGAAGATCGGGTTCATGGGTGACCTCACCGGTGAGAACTCCGGGATCGTCATCCCGCCCCGCAACGGCGCGAAGCTCGCTATCGACGAGTACAACAAGACGAACCCGGCGACCAAGCTGGAGCTCAAGGAATACGACAGCCAGGGCAAGCCCGAGCAGGCGACGTCGCTGATCGCGACCGCCGTCGGCCAGGACAAGATCACCGCGCTGATCGGCCCGGCCTTCTCCGGCGAGTCGAAGGCCATCGGCGGTCAGCTGGAGCAGAACAAGATCCCGAGCGTGTCGCCGTCGGCCACCAACGCGGGCCTTTCCGCGAACGGCTGGAAGTACTGGCACCGCGTGGTCGCGAGCGACGCCAGCCAGGGGCCGGCCATCGCCAACTTCCTCGTCACGGCGAAGTCGCCCAAGAAGGCGTACGTCATCTCGGACGACCAGGAATACAGTGTCGGCTTGGCTGACAACTTCGAGAAGACCTTGAAGGAAAAGAACGTCCCGACCGAGCGCGACAAGTTCGCCAAGGACGCGTCGGACTACTCCTCGACCGTGCAGAAGGTCAAGGCCGCGAACCCGGACATCATCCTCTTCGGTGGCTACTACGCCCAGGGTGGCCGTCTGCTCAAGCAGCTGCGTGACAGCCAGGTGACCGCCACCTTCGCCACCGGTGACGGTTCGCTCGACGCCCAGCTGATCAGCGGTGCGGGTGCCGCGGCCGCCGAAAAGGCCGTCGTCGGTTGCCCCTGCAACATTCCGGACGCCGGTTCCACCGACGAGTTCAGCACCAAGTACAAGGCCGCGTTCAACGTCGACCCGGCGATCTACTCGAGCGAGGGCTACGACGCCGCGACCGCCATCATCAACGCGGTCAAGGCGGGCAACACCACCTCGGAGAAGATCAACGAGGCCCTCAAGACGATCGACTTCAAGGGTGCCTCGAAGCAGATCAAGTTCAAGGAGAACGGCGAACCGTCCACGGACGCGATCAACGTCTACCAGGTCACCGGTGGCGTCCTCAAGAACCTCGGCGTCTCGACCGAAGCCAAGCTCAACGGCTGA
- a CDS encoding branched-chain amino acid ABC transporter permease: MLQDLQAQFLGSTIGGLVAGSIYALIALGYTMVYGVLRLINFAHSEIFMIGTVTSLFILITLAGGGSITLGVFGMIAVLLLIIIASAAVSGGAAVLLEQVAYRPLRKKGATRLAALISAIGASLFLQEAFGLKIISWITGKSGRVQQNAPRFIPHEELFHIGNGVVRTDHVFVVVGAVIMMVGLDQLVSRTRIGRGIRATAQDPEAAVLMGVSIDRIVRITFLLGGAMAGVAAALYIMEYENTDYRIGFLLGIKAFTAAVLGGIGNLRGALLGGIVLGLVENWSSIFFGSQWKDVTAFVVLVLVLMFRPTGILGESLQRARA, encoded by the coding sequence ATGCTTCAAGATCTGCAAGCCCAGTTCCTCGGTAGCACCATCGGCGGACTGGTCGCCGGAAGCATCTACGCCCTCATCGCCCTCGGCTACACAATGGTCTACGGCGTACTCCGGCTCATCAACTTCGCACACTCCGAGATCTTCATGATCGGGACGGTCACGTCCCTGTTCATCCTGATCACCCTCGCGGGCGGCGGCTCGATCACACTCGGTGTGTTCGGGATGATCGCCGTACTGCTGCTCATCATCATCGCTTCGGCCGCCGTGTCCGGCGGCGCGGCGGTCTTGCTGGAGCAAGTGGCTTATCGCCCGCTCCGCAAGAAGGGCGCGACCCGCTTGGCCGCCCTGATCTCCGCCATCGGCGCCTCGCTGTTCCTCCAGGAGGCGTTCGGCCTCAAGATCATCTCCTGGATCACCGGGAAATCCGGTCGTGTGCAACAGAACGCGCCGCGGTTCATCCCGCACGAGGAGCTGTTCCACATCGGCAACGGCGTGGTCCGCACCGACCACGTGTTCGTCGTCGTCGGCGCCGTGATCATGATGGTCGGCCTGGACCAGCTGGTCAGCCGCACCCGTATCGGCCGCGGTATCCGTGCCACCGCACAGGATCCCGAAGCCGCCGTGCTGATGGGTGTCAGCATCGACCGGATCGTGCGCATCACCTTCCTGCTCGGTGGCGCCATGGCCGGTGTCGCCGCGGCTCTGTACATCATGGAATACGAGAACACCGATTACCGGATCGGGTTCCTCCTCGGGATCAAGGCGTTCACCGCCGCGGTCCTCGGCGGTATCGGCAACCTGCGCGGTGCCCTGCTGGGCGGCATCGTGCTGGGCCTGGTGGAGAACTGGAGTTCCATCTTCTTCGGTTCACAATGGAAGGACGTCACCGCCTTCGTGGTGCTGGTGCTGGTCCTGATGTTCCGTCCCACCGGCATTCTCGGTGAATCGCTGCAGCGGGCACGCGCATGA
- a CDS encoding branched-chain amino acid ABC transporter permease has translation MKGNEEVAEKSSENGKAARAGFHPVDGLRDWWADAPHWQRYGVYIALIIGALILPAPAIGSFMSPESDWTTVLIFPIGIYILLAIGLNIVVGHAGMLDLGFVAFFAIGAYTLATMGTKYGWGFWGTLALGIFLAAMSGVILGAPTLRLRGDYLAIVTLGFGEIVRITANNSDGIGGARGITNVPHPEPMFGVEFLLDPAPYYYLVLAAIVIAIVFSVRLHRSRVGRAWAAIREDEDAAELMGVPTFKFKLLAFAIGAMLGGMAGVVYASKAVFIEPNNFPFILSATILAAVVLGGAGNLPGVILGAFLVAWLPERFRFMSEYRILIFGFVLVLMMALRPEGLLPSRQRKAELREGTGGMGAMGAEVAGPDSEASAEVTK, from the coding sequence ATGAAGGGCAACGAAGAAGTGGCTGAAAAGTCCTCAGAGAACGGAAAGGCCGCGCGCGCGGGCTTTCACCCCGTCGACGGTCTCCGGGACTGGTGGGCGGACGCTCCGCATTGGCAGCGCTATGGCGTGTACATCGCCCTGATCATCGGCGCGCTGATCCTGCCCGCGCCCGCGATCGGCTCGTTCATGTCGCCGGAATCGGACTGGACGACGGTCCTGATCTTCCCGATCGGGATCTACATCCTGCTCGCCATCGGCCTGAACATCGTGGTCGGCCACGCGGGCATGCTGGACCTCGGGTTCGTGGCGTTCTTCGCGATCGGCGCCTACACGCTGGCCACGATGGGCACCAAGTACGGCTGGGGATTCTGGGGCACGCTGGCCCTCGGGATCTTCCTGGCGGCGATGTCCGGCGTGATCCTCGGCGCGCCGACGCTGCGGCTGCGCGGTGACTACCTCGCGATCGTGACGCTCGGCTTCGGTGAGATCGTCCGGATCACCGCGAACAACAGCGACGGTATCGGCGGCGCCCGCGGTATCACCAACGTGCCGCACCCGGAGCCGATGTTCGGGGTCGAGTTCCTGCTCGACCCGGCGCCGTACTACTACCTCGTCCTCGCCGCGATCGTGATCGCGATCGTCTTCTCGGTGCGGCTGCACCGGAGCCGGGTCGGCCGGGCATGGGCCGCCATCCGCGAGGACGAGGACGCGGCCGAACTGATGGGCGTCCCGACGTTCAAGTTCAAGCTGCTCGCCTTCGCCATCGGCGCCATGCTCGGCGGGATGGCCGGTGTGGTCTACGCCAGCAAGGCCGTCTTCATCGAGCCGAACAACTTCCCGTTCATCCTGTCCGCGACGATCCTCGCGGCCGTGGTGCTGGGTGGCGCCGGCAACCTGCCCGGCGTGATCCTCGGCGCCTTCCTGGTCGCCTGGCTCCCGGAACGGTTCCGGTTCATGTCCGAGTACCGCATCCTGATCTTCGGGTTCGTGCTCGTGCTGATGATGGCGCTGCGACCGGAGGGTCTGCTGCCGTCACGGCAGCGCAAGGCGGAACTACGAGAAGGAACGGGCGGGATGGGTGCCATGGGCGCCGAAGTCGCGGGTCCGGATTCCGAGGCTTCGGCGGAGGTGACGAAATGA
- a CDS encoding ABC transporter ATP-binding protein has translation MSALLEFDNVTMRFGGVTALKEVNLTIDQGEIFALIGPNGAGKTTVFNVITGVYQPSEGQVRFGGTQVNGMKRFKINQTGIARTFQNIRLFHNMSALENVMVGADSHHKTGAISATFGLPVHRKEEKRGRELARELLDFVGIGRVEHNTAKNLSYGDQRRLEIARALATDPKLLLLDEPAAGMNPAEKNSLQQLIRKIRDDGRTVLLIEHDMGLVMQIADRLAVLDFGQKIAEGLPQEVQNNQKVIEAYLGVAEDAS, from the coding sequence ATGAGCGCACTGCTCGAATTCGACAACGTGACGATGCGCTTCGGCGGTGTCACGGCCCTGAAGGAAGTCAACCTCACCATCGACCAGGGTGAGATCTTCGCCCTGATCGGCCCGAACGGCGCGGGCAAGACCACCGTGTTCAACGTAATCACCGGCGTCTACCAGCCGTCCGAAGGCCAGGTCCGTTTCGGCGGTACCCAGGTCAACGGGATGAAGCGGTTCAAGATCAACCAGACGGGGATCGCCCGCACGTTCCAGAACATCCGGCTGTTCCACAACATGTCGGCGCTGGAGAACGTGATGGTCGGCGCCGACTCGCACCACAAGACCGGGGCGATTTCGGCGACGTTCGGCCTTCCCGTGCACCGCAAGGAAGAGAAGCGGGGCCGCGAGCTGGCGAGGGAGCTGCTGGACTTCGTCGGCATCGGGCGGGTGGAGCACAACACCGCGAAGAACCTCTCCTACGGCGACCAGCGTCGCCTGGAGATCGCGCGGGCGCTCGCCACCGACCCGAAGCTGCTGCTGCTCGACGAGCCCGCCGCCGGGATGAACCCGGCGGAGAAGAACTCGCTGCAGCAGCTGATCCGCAAGATCCGGGACGACGGCCGGACCGTGCTGCTCATCGAACACGACATGGGCTTGGTCATGCAGATCGCCGACCGGCTGGCCGTACTCGACTTCGGCCAGAAGATCGCAGAAGGGCTCCCCCAAGAGGTGCAGAACAACCAGAAGGTGATCGAGGCTTACCTGGGGGTGGCGGAAGATGCTTCTTGA
- a CDS encoding ABC transporter ATP-binding protein: protein MLLEVQDINVHYGKIAALKGMTIEVGEGEIVSLIGANGAGKTTTLKTISGLRPLTSGRILFDGKDISKTPGHKRVELGIGQSPEGRGVFPGMTVQENLLMGAYTRKDDLKADLDEVYELFPRLNERKTQFGGTMSGGEQQMIAIGRALMTKPKVLLLDEPSMGLAPMLIAQIFDIIREINKRGTTVLLVEQNAQQALKLSDRAYVLETGEVVKSARGVELLDDPKVRAAYLGGDLGV from the coding sequence ATGCTTCTTGAGGTCCAGGACATCAATGTCCACTACGGGAAGATCGCCGCGCTCAAGGGAATGACCATCGAGGTCGGCGAGGGCGAGATCGTTTCGCTCATCGGGGCCAACGGCGCGGGCAAGACCACCACGCTGAAGACGATCTCGGGGCTGCGTCCGCTGACCAGTGGCCGGATCCTCTTCGACGGCAAGGACATCTCGAAGACGCCCGGCCACAAACGGGTCGAACTCGGGATCGGCCAGTCACCGGAGGGCCGGGGCGTGTTCCCCGGGATGACGGTGCAGGAAAACCTCCTCATGGGCGCGTACACCCGTAAGGACGACCTGAAGGCCGACCTCGACGAGGTCTACGAGCTGTTCCCGCGGCTGAACGAGCGCAAGACCCAGTTCGGCGGCACGATGTCCGGTGGCGAGCAGCAGATGATCGCCATCGGCCGCGCGCTGATGACCAAGCCCAAGGTGCTGCTGCTCGACGAGCCGTCCATGGGCCTGGCGCCGATGCTGATCGCGCAGATCTTCGACATCATCCGCGAGATCAACAAGCGCGGGACCACGGTCCTGCTGGTGGAGCAGAACGCGCAGCAGGCGCTGAAGCTCTCCGACCGCGCGTACGTGCTGGAGACCGGTGAAGTGGTCAAGAGCGCCCGCGGTGTCGAACTGCTGGACGACCCCAAGGTGCGGGCCGCCTACCTCGGTGGCGACCTGGGCGTCTGA
- a CDS encoding LysR family transcriptional regulator — protein MAEEGHLTRAAERLGIRASSLSQQIIALERELDATLFVRTQAGMTPTAAALALLPHARRMLEEAELGARAVRDTVDRPLRVGVTPGAPPSVLPGLHAGAVEIDDLSAARQLELLRRGALDAGLLALPEAVDGLRVVVVSERPLGVLVSDTHPLARLEDVHWDDLAGLDLLLYERELAPGYHDALLAECAAKGWRPAHVRSGPPRRTLFIAELRHGGDVVALRPREEPAEGLRRLPLREAPVVRHALVWDPAHASSDRIAALL, from the coding sequence GTGGCGGAGGAAGGGCATCTCACCCGCGCCGCGGAGCGCCTCGGCATCCGGGCGTCGTCGCTCAGCCAGCAGATCATCGCGCTGGAACGGGAACTGGACGCGACCCTGTTCGTCCGCACCCAGGCGGGGATGACACCCACCGCCGCCGCGCTGGCGCTGCTCCCCCACGCCCGCCGGATGCTGGAGGAAGCCGAGCTGGGCGCAAGGGCCGTCCGCGACACCGTGGACCGGCCGCTCCGTGTCGGCGTGACACCGGGTGCGCCACCGTCGGTACTCCCCGGCCTGCACGCGGGAGCGGTGGAGATCGACGACCTCTCCGCCGCTCGGCAACTCGAACTCCTGCGCCGGGGCGCGCTCGACGCGGGTCTGCTCGCCCTGCCGGAGGCGGTGGACGGCCTGCGGGTCGTCGTTGTGAGCGAGAGACCGTTGGGGGTGCTCGTTTCCGATACTCATCCCCTGGCTCGTCTCGAGGACGTGCACTGGGACGACCTCGCCGGGCTGGACCTCCTTCTGTACGAACGAGAGCTGGCGCCGGGCTATCACGACGCGCTGCTCGCCGAGTGCGCGGCAAAGGGCTGGCGCCCAGCTCACGTACGCTCCGGGCCACCTCGGCGGACGCTGTTCATCGCCGAATTGCGGCATGGCGGCGACGTCGTCGCCTTGCGTCCCCGCGAAGAACCGGCCGAGGGTCTGCGCCGGCTTCCGCTGCGGGAAGCACCTGTCGTCCGGCACGCGCTCGTGTGGGATCCGGCGCACGCGTCTTCGGACCGGATCGCGGCGCTGCTATGA
- a CDS encoding DUF6506 family protein → MRQWGFVYLADGCDPARDVSRVDTGACLTVLVGVGEVEQVVAAAERLVAEGAQLIELCGAFGPVWTARVIDAVGARVPVGSVMYGGEATKQLHDLFGLGA, encoded by the coding sequence ATGCGACAGTGGGGTTTCGTGTACTTGGCCGACGGCTGCGATCCGGCGCGGGACGTGTCCCGTGTGGACACCGGGGCATGCCTGACCGTGCTGGTCGGGGTCGGCGAGGTGGAACAGGTCGTGGCCGCGGCCGAGCGGCTCGTGGCCGAAGGGGCGCAGCTGATCGAACTGTGCGGCGCCTTCGGTCCCGTGTGGACGGCGCGGGTGATCGACGCGGTGGGAGCCCGAGTTCCGGTCGGAAGCGTCATGTACGGCGGCGAGGCTACGAAACAGCTTCACGACCTGTTCGGGCTCGGGGCCTAG
- a CDS encoding MarR family transcriptional regulator: MSELPVVNQPPHRCGALLDHVTRRIRLRSESVLAPLGLRPRHLVALTVLRDLAGCSQQDLAKTLEMDSTNVVGLLNDLESANLIERRRSPEDRRRHIVELTDVGAKQLAKAEFALAGVEDDVLGALDNDQREALYHLLYQATSRTEAGACVEAAHVDDC; this comes from the coding sequence GTGTCCGAACTCCCGGTCGTGAACCAGCCCCCGCACCGCTGCGGCGCGCTGCTCGACCACGTCACCCGCCGGATCCGGCTCCGCAGCGAGTCGGTCCTGGCGCCGCTCGGCCTGCGTCCCCGGCATCTCGTCGCGCTGACCGTGCTGCGCGATCTCGCGGGTTGTTCGCAGCAGGACCTCGCGAAGACGCTGGAGATGGACAGCACGAACGTCGTCGGGCTGCTCAACGACCTCGAGTCGGCGAACCTGATCGAACGACGGCGCTCACCGGAGGACCGGCGGCGGCATATCGTCGAACTCACCGACGTCGGCGCCAAGCAGCTCGCCAAGGCGGAGTTCGCGCTCGCCGGCGTCGAGGACGACGTACTCGGCGCGCTGGACAACGATCAGCGCGAGGCGCTGTACCACTTGCTGTACCAGGCGACCAGCCGGACCGAGGCAGGCGCTTGTGTCGAAGCCGCCCACGTCGACGATTGCTAG
- a CDS encoding FMN-dependent NADH-azoreductase produces MTHLLHIDSSITGEHSTSRRLTARAAAAWRAAHPEGTVTYRDLGAEPLPHFDAVSNAARTVPPDRHTPDQTEAWRRITRLVDEVKAADTVLLGLPLYNFGAPSTVKAWVDHLIVPGLSIDAETHEGLLGGRDFIVLASRGGGYGEGTPREGWDHAQSWITHGVSMTGLEPRFVTAELTLAKVNPAMADLIPLADASQAEAERAIDALWTPVAA; encoded by the coding sequence ATGACACATCTGCTGCACATCGACTCGAGCATCACCGGCGAACACTCGACGAGTCGCCGTCTCACCGCGCGGGCCGCCGCAGCCTGGCGCGCGGCACATCCGGAGGGCACCGTCACCTACCGCGACCTGGGAGCCGAACCGCTGCCGCATTTCGACGCGGTGAGCAACGCGGCCAGGACGGTGCCGCCGGACCGGCACACCCCGGACCAGACCGAAGCCTGGCGGCGCATCACGCGGCTGGTGGACGAGGTCAAGGCGGCAGACACCGTCCTGCTGGGCCTGCCGCTCTACAACTTCGGGGCGCCGAGCACGGTCAAGGCCTGGGTCGACCACCTGATCGTGCCCGGGCTTTCGATCGACGCCGAGACCCACGAGGGCCTGCTCGGCGGGCGGGACTTCATCGTCCTGGCCTCGCGCGGCGGCGGCTACGGCGAAGGCACCCCGCGCGAGGGCTGGGACCACGCCCAAAGCTGGATCACGCACGGCGTGTCCATGACGGGACTCGAACCGCGGTTCGTCACCGCCGAGCTGACCCTGGCGAAGGTCAACCCGGCGATGGCGGACCTGATCCCGCTGGCCGACGCCAGTCAGGCGGAGGCCGAACGCGCCATCGACGCACTGTGGACACCGGTGGCGGCTTGA